A DNA window from Anaerocolumna sp. AGMB13020 contains the following coding sequences:
- a CDS encoding cell wall hydrolase, with translation MKFRKLLLCMLAGIFLAGFANIYTYAAEEDQNIATTADTTKETAEVPSTEADTDKTTVTENTETEVSKQEDTAKDTTAEVATVTEDKEAQSDKTTETEKKTTKTTEKAAVKKSTTKAATKTTAKTTTKTTAKKTAEKKVTVNYSKSELRLLSTLIYCEAGGESYNGKLAVGIVVMNRVRASAFPDSVKSVIYQKYQFGPVTNGALNKALSEYDAGKFTSSREKECIKAAKEALSGVKSITVSGKSKSFGSYLFFSGRLSGSTYKLGNHQFK, from the coding sequence ATGAAATTCAGAAAGTTACTATTGTGTATGTTAGCTGGAATATTTTTAGCAGGTTTCGCTAATATATACACATATGCAGCAGAAGAAGATCAAAATATCGCAACTACAGCAGACACTACAAAAGAAACAGCGGAAGTACCCAGTACAGAAGCTGACACTGATAAAACAACTGTAACAGAGAATACGGAAACAGAAGTTTCCAAGCAGGAAGACACTGCGAAGGATACAACTGCAGAGGTTGCTACCGTAACAGAAGATAAAGAAGCACAGTCAGATAAAACAACTGAAACAGAGAAGAAAACTACTAAGACCACTGAGAAGGCAGCAGTTAAGAAATCAACAACAAAAGCTGCCACAAAGACAACTGCAAAGACAACAACAAAAACCACAGCAAAGAAAACTGCAGAAAAGAAAGTAACGGTTAACTACAGTAAATCAGAATTAAGATTACTTTCCACGTTAATTTACTGTGAAGCAGGCGGCGAAAGCTATAACGGAAAACTTGCAGTAGGCATCGTAGTAATGAACAGGGTAAGAGCTTCTGCTTTTCCTGATTCAGTGAAATCTGTAATATATCAGAAATACCAGTTTGGACCGGTAACAAACGGTGCCTTGAACAAAGCTTTATCTGAATACGATGCAGGCAAATTTACCTCTTCAAGAGAGAAAGAATGCATTAAAGCTGCAAAAGAAGCATTAAGTGGTGTTAAGAGTATTACAGTAAGCGGTAAATCTAAGAGTTTCGGAAGTTATTTGTTTTTCAGCGGAAGATTAAGTGGTTCCACTTATAAGCTGGGGAATCATCAGTTTAAATAA
- a CDS encoding ISL3 family transposase codes for MHSNCTKNLLNLEDIFIKKIVHGDHHVRVFIETNPSFQTCPSCGNQTKRIHDYRYQHIKDLPFQMKDTYLVLKKRRYICKCGKKFTEKYPFLPSYQRRTLRLSYKIIDQLRNLVSIKSVAEATNVSVSTVTRLLDTVSYPAPSLPECISIDEFKGNTDAGKYQCILTDARKHRILDILPDRTQSHLSSYFREMNRAERYRVKFFVCDMWEPYVNLAKAYFPNAIIIIDKYYFIRYVTWAIENVRKRLQKTMPANLRKYYKRSRRLILTRYKKLKEENKKACDLMLLYNDDLRKAHFLKEWFYDICQNEKYSYQRTAFWDWVKAAEKSGIPEFEECAKTYRNWSEGILNALKYKYTNGPTEGYNNKIKVLKRISFGVRNFKRFRTRIIHCSI; via the coding sequence ATGCACTCTAATTGTACCAAGAATCTTTTAAATTTAGAAGATATTTTTATTAAAAAAATTGTTCATGGTGATCACCATGTTAGGGTATTTATTGAGACTAATCCTTCCTTTCAGACTTGCCCATCCTGCGGTAACCAAACCAAACGCATTCACGATTACCGTTACCAGCATATTAAGGATCTCCCTTTTCAGATGAAAGATACATACTTAGTCCTTAAGAAAAGGCGATATATTTGTAAGTGTGGGAAAAAGTTTACTGAAAAATATCCTTTTCTTCCTTCTTATCAACGGCGTACCTTACGGCTCTCCTATAAGATTATTGACCAGCTCAGAAATCTCGTAAGTATCAAGTCCGTTGCGGAAGCTACGAATGTATCGGTAAGTACTGTTACTAGGCTTTTGGACACCGTTAGTTATCCTGCCCCCTCTCTTCCAGAATGCATATCCATTGATGAATTTAAGGGAAATACGGATGCCGGTAAATATCAATGCATTCTTACAGATGCCAGAAAACACCGTATATTAGACATCTTACCAGACAGAACGCAGAGCCACTTAAGTTCCTATTTTAGAGAAATGAATCGCGCGGAACGCTACCGCGTAAAATTCTTCGTTTGTGATATGTGGGAACCTTATGTAAATCTGGCAAAGGCATACTTCCCTAACGCAATCATTATCATTGATAAATATTATTTCATAAGATACGTTACATGGGCCATTGAAAACGTCAGAAAAAGGCTCCAAAAAACAATGCCTGCAAACTTAAGAAAGTACTATAAGAGAAGCCGTAGGCTAATTTTAACTCGTTACAAAAAATTAAAGGAAGAGAACAAAAAGGCCTGTGATCTTATGCTACTTTATAATGATGATCTACGGAAAGCCCATTTTCTAAAGGAATGGTTCTATGATATTTGCCAGAACGAGAAATATTCCTATCAGCGAACAGCTTTCTGGGATTGGGTTAAGGCAGCTGAAAAATCAGGAATTCCCGAATTTGAAGAATGTGCAAAGACATACCGAAACTGGTCAGAAGGAATACTAAATGCCCTCAAGTATAAATACACGAATGGCCCCACCGAAGGCTATAATAATAAAATCAAGGTACTCAAGAGAATATCTTTTGGAGTCCGAAACTTCAAACGTTTTCGAACAAGAATAATACACTGCTCTATTTGA
- the rfbC gene encoding dTDP-4-dehydrorhamnose 3,5-epimerase, which translates to MGQFQFTPLKIEGLFIIEPKCFGDNRGYFLETYNYEDFCKAGIKEVFVQDNQSLSCKGVLRGLHYQKNFPQGKLVRVIKGEVFDVAVDIRKDSKTFGQWHGEILSAENKKQFFIPGGFAHGFLVLSDEAEFVYKCTDFYHPEDQEGIRYNDPDIGIEWPVEAELDIILSEKDKINGGLKSIL; encoded by the coding sequence ATGGGACAGTTTCAATTTACACCTTTAAAGATAGAAGGTCTGTTCATAATAGAACCAAAATGTTTCGGAGATAACAGAGGTTATTTTCTTGAGACTTATAATTACGAGGATTTCTGTAAGGCTGGAATAAAAGAGGTCTTTGTACAGGATAACCAGTCCCTGTCGTGTAAAGGAGTTCTAAGAGGACTTCATTACCAGAAGAATTTTCCCCAGGGCAAACTGGTAAGAGTTATAAAAGGAGAAGTATTTGATGTTGCGGTGGACATTAGAAAGGATTCCAAGACTTTTGGCCAGTGGCATGGAGAAATCTTAAGTGCAGAGAACAAAAAGCAGTTTTTTATACCGGGCGGCTTTGCACATGGGTTTCTTGTACTGTCTGATGAAGCAGAGTTTGTTTATAAATGTACAGATTTCTACCATCCGGAGGACCAGGAGGGTATCAGGTATAACGATCCGGACATTGGGATCGAATGGCCTGTTGAAGCTGAGCTGGACATAATCCTGTCAGAAAAAGATAAGATTAACGGCGGTCTTAAAAGCATATTGTAA
- the rfbD gene encoding dTDP-4-dehydrorhamnose reductase, translating into MERRILITGANGQLGRAVNQLLKDREEYSLINTSLSESSAYCPIKLDITNPMGVMNLIQEIRPQVIINCAAHTQVDLCESDQERAYAINALGPKHLAEAAQAVEARLIHISTDYVFNGEKEEPYNEEDATEPKSVYGSTKLAGEEFVKSICENHQIVRTAWLYGEGKNFIRTMLRLAEEGKDIRVVSDQVGSPTSALELARALIFLMDREELGIFHAACDGVTNWYEFALEIFHMADIKVNVEPITTEDYRTAAKRPAFSVLETKRLKEMGFYMKHWKVALKEYMEMQS; encoded by the coding sequence ATGGAACGCAGAATACTAATAACCGGTGCTAACGGGCAGCTGGGACGTGCTGTAAATCAGCTTTTAAAAGACAGGGAAGAATATTCACTGATAAATACCAGCTTATCTGAATCATCGGCATACTGCCCGATTAAATTAGATATAACCAATCCCATGGGAGTCATGAATCTGATACAGGAAATAAGACCGCAGGTAATTATTAACTGCGCAGCACATACACAGGTGGATTTATGTGAAAGTGATCAGGAGAGAGCTTATGCTATTAATGCCCTTGGCCCGAAGCATCTGGCAGAAGCCGCTCAGGCAGTGGAAGCGAGGCTGATACATATCTCTACAGATTATGTATTTAACGGTGAGAAAGAAGAACCTTATAATGAGGAAGATGCTACAGAACCCAAGAGCGTCTATGGTTCAACCAAGCTTGCCGGTGAGGAATTTGTAAAGAGTATCTGTGAGAACCATCAGATCGTTCGTACAGCCTGGTTATATGGAGAAGGAAAGAACTTTATCAGAACCATGCTCCGCCTGGCAGAAGAAGGAAAAGATATCAGAGTCGTCAGTGATCAGGTGGGATCACCTACCAGTGCCCTTGAATTGGCAAGAGCTCTGATTTTTCTCATGGACAGAGAGGAGCTTGGAATATTCCATGCAGCCTGCGACGGTGTTACCAACTGGTATGAATTTGCCCTGGAAATATTTCATATGGCAGATATCAAGGTCAATGTGGAGCCAATAACCACAGAAGATTACCGAACAGCAGCAAAAAGACCCGCATTTTCCGTCCTTGAAACAAAAAGGCTAAAAGAAATGGGCTTTTATATGAAACACTGGAAAGTTGCACTGAAAGAATATATGGAAATGCAATCCTAG
- a CDS encoding carbohydrate ABC transporter permease yields the protein MKKYKALSLSLLIWGSGQFLVCRQKIKGLFFLLLQLLFIGIELFSGYWLQYAGGLISDFSIRLHGGFFTKGIWGLITLGEKIGGKYGDHSTMLLIRGVIALFVIILFLLVYFWNLKDAYCSGLQIDRSGTYTDIKEDLRRFYSINFAYIVLIPIGIAFLFIVVMPIVFSVLTAFLNYNRDHLPPGKLLDWVGLANFRKLFTVPIWSHTFFKVLVWTILWTFIGTMTTYFFGMLQALILNHPVVRCKNVFRTILILPWAIPQMVSLLVFRNLLNGQFGPVNQALLNLGLISENIPFLSDPFIAKLSIIIVNLWLGFPIFMVMMLGVFANLDQSLFEAAAIDGANKYQSFLRITLPLVFQATAANLIMSMAGNFNAFGAIYFLTQGGPNNPDMQFAGSTDILISWIYKLTLNQQMYDIAAVMSVLLFLFVGAVSFWNFRRTVSFKEL from the coding sequence GTGAAAAAGTACAAAGCGTTAAGTCTCTCACTATTGATATGGGGCAGCGGACAATTTCTGGTATGCAGGCAAAAAATAAAAGGACTGTTTTTTTTGCTATTACAGCTGTTATTTATAGGTATTGAATTATTTAGCGGCTATTGGCTCCAATATGCTGGTGGTCTCATTTCTGATTTCTCAATAAGGCTACACGGAGGTTTTTTTACAAAAGGGATATGGGGACTTATCACCTTGGGAGAAAAAATCGGTGGAAAATACGGTGACCACTCGACGATGTTATTGATAAGGGGAGTCATTGCTCTGTTTGTAATTATTTTATTTCTGCTGGTTTACTTCTGGAACCTAAAGGATGCTTATTGCTCTGGTTTGCAGATAGACAGAAGTGGTACATATACAGATATAAAAGAGGATTTGAGAAGATTTTACAGCATCAATTTTGCTTATATCGTGTTAATACCCATTGGTATAGCATTTTTATTTATTGTAGTAATGCCCATTGTATTCTCTGTGCTGACTGCTTTTTTAAATTACAACAGAGATCACCTGCCACCGGGAAAACTGTTGGATTGGGTGGGCTTAGCCAATTTTAGAAAGCTGTTTACGGTTCCTATCTGGTCCCATACCTTTTTTAAAGTGTTAGTCTGGACGATACTCTGGACCTTTATCGGAACAATGACCACCTATTTCTTTGGAATGCTCCAGGCATTGATTCTTAATCATCCAGTCGTACGCTGTAAGAATGTCTTTCGGACGATTCTCATTTTACCTTGGGCGATTCCACAGATGGTATCTCTGCTGGTTTTTAGAAACCTCTTAAACGGACAGTTTGGACCCGTGAATCAGGCTCTCTTAAATCTTGGATTAATTTCAGAGAATATTCCCTTCTTATCCGATCCGTTTATTGCAAAGCTTTCTATAATCATTGTAAACCTGTGGCTGGGTTTTCCAATCTTTATGGTTATGATGCTTGGCGTATTTGCTAATCTGGATCAGAGCCTCTTTGAAGCGGCAGCCATAGATGGGGCAAATAAATACCAAAGCTTTTTAAGGATTACCCTGCCATTGGTGTTCCAGGCAACAGCAGCGAACCTGATAATGAGTATGGCAGGTAATTTTAATGCCTTTGGAGCGATTTATTTCCTGACCCAGGGTGGTCCCAACAACCCGGATATGCAATTTGCGGGAAGCACAGATATCTTGATTTCCTGGATATATAAATTGACACTGAACCAACAAATGTATGATATTGCGGCAGTTATGAGCGTGCTGCTCTTTCTCTTCGTAGGTGCTGTTTCTTTCTGGAATTTCAGGAGAACCGTATCCTTTAAAGAGTTATAG
- a CDS encoding sugar ABC transporter permease: MKKKLTVFLLHAELILMSFIVLIPVMWIILSSFQRGSGPPVAINLKGLTLDNYNRLFSETSYFLWFYNTFKIALANMVLSVLLIMITAWIMSRFLFRGRKAGLMAIMILSMFPTFLSMTAIYTLFLTLGLVGKSISLIIVYAVGAIPYNTWLVKGYLDGVPKAIDEAAYMDGCTRFQTFRKVILPMSKPIITYCAVSQFMLPWMDYILPNILLSGDRSRTLAVGLFALINGKESINFTVFASGAVLIAVPITIIFIIFQKYLVQGVSAGADKG; the protein is encoded by the coding sequence ATGAAGAAAAAGCTTACTGTATTTTTATTGCATGCGGAACTTATCCTGATGTCTTTTATCGTTCTGATTCCGGTTATGTGGATTATACTGTCCTCCTTTCAAAGAGGCAGCGGACCGCCGGTTGCAATAAACTTGAAGGGATTGACACTTGATAACTATAACCGGCTGTTTTCAGAAACCAGTTATTTTTTATGGTTCTATAATACCTTTAAAATTGCATTAGCCAATATGGTATTGTCCGTACTGTTAATTATGATAACTGCCTGGATAATGTCCAGATTCCTGTTCAGAGGCCGTAAAGCAGGATTAATGGCAATTATGATCTTATCCATGTTTCCTACCTTCTTGTCCATGACGGCAATCTACACCTTGTTTCTCACTTTGGGATTAGTGGGGAAATCCATATCCCTGATTATTGTATATGCAGTGGGAGCGATACCGTACAATACCTGGCTGGTTAAAGGATACTTAGACGGGGTGCCAAAGGCTATTGATGAAGCGGCTTATATGGATGGCTGTACCAGGTTTCAAACCTTTCGAAAAGTTATCCTTCCCATGTCAAAACCAATCATTACCTATTGCGCAGTATCTCAGTTTATGCTGCCGTGGATGGATTATATCCTGCCAAACATCCTACTGTCAGGGGACAGGAGCAGGACGCTTGCAGTTGGACTCTTTGCGCTGATAAACGGAAAAGAGAGCATCAACTTTACGGTATTCGCCTCAGGTGCTGTCTTAATAGCAGTCCCTATTACAATCATATTTATAATCTTTCAGAAATATCTGGTACAAGGGGTTTCAGCGGGAGCTGACAAAGGCTGA
- a CDS encoding sugar ABC transporter substrate-binding protein: protein MKLRKILSILLVAVMLAGVFGGCSRNIPTEQEVNETGGQSVNGSENQTDAKGTQAPEVQGGGEIIPEEGAKLNFWTLSGYLEYGKAVAELFEEKYGVTVEVQENGLDSVNKMMLDGPSGNGADIFMAAHDSFATAKDAGILAEFSETASAVVKDKINETAVKTVTSEGKIYGIPVSIETYALLYNKALVTGEPASTFEQIREEALAYNNAGENKFWYLTVPTDGYPAFPFLSLYGFQLFGADGSEGDNPGFDTPEFLKGLETIASLKEIIPIKADDLKMETMSLLEQNFKDGKTAYYPIGPWLIKSLKEENIDFGVTVLPTLDGKPMRSFSAVQNAYVSAYTKYPNAAELFATFLTSDDAAALLYSKSYKITANKDIIKVEGLKDDEQLRVFCEEFTKSVPMPSTKRISYYWTIAQSVLSAVFDGTLTPEEGAQKAQKDFDALVASE, encoded by the coding sequence ATGAAATTAAGAAAAATCCTTAGTATTTTACTGGTAGCAGTGATGCTTGCGGGAGTATTCGGTGGCTGCAGCAGAAACATTCCGACGGAACAAGAAGTAAACGAGACAGGGGGTCAGTCAGTTAACGGTTCGGAGAATCAGACAGACGCAAAAGGTACACAAGCCCCCGAAGTTCAGGGGGGCGGGGAAATCATACCGGAAGAAGGCGCTAAGCTGAACTTTTGGACTTTGTCTGGTTACCTGGAGTATGGTAAAGCAGTAGCTGAATTATTTGAGGAAAAATACGGGGTAACGGTTGAAGTTCAAGAGAATGGACTGGATTCTGTTAATAAGATGATGTTAGACGGACCTTCCGGTAATGGTGCGGATATATTCATGGCTGCACATGATTCCTTTGCAACGGCTAAAGATGCAGGGATTTTAGCAGAATTCAGTGAAACAGCGTCCGCTGTCGTAAAGGATAAAATAAACGAAACTGCTGTTAAAACGGTAACCTCAGAAGGTAAAATCTATGGTATCCCGGTTTCAATCGAAACGTATGCATTGCTTTATAATAAAGCGCTGGTAACAGGAGAACCGGCTTCCACCTTTGAGCAGATTAGAGAAGAAGCTTTAGCGTATAATAATGCAGGAGAGAATAAATTCTGGTACCTGACAGTTCCTACAGATGGTTATCCGGCATTTCCTTTTCTTAGTCTCTATGGTTTCCAACTTTTTGGAGCTGACGGTTCGGAGGGAGATAATCCGGGATTTGATACACCTGAATTCCTCAAAGGGCTGGAGACAATAGCATCTTTAAAAGAGATTATTCCTATTAAAGCAGATGACTTGAAAATGGAAACCATGTCACTATTAGAGCAGAATTTCAAAGACGGAAAAACAGCATATTATCCTATCGGACCCTGGCTGATTAAATCCTTAAAGGAAGAAAACATTGATTTTGGAGTAACAGTACTGCCAACCTTGGACGGAAAACCCATGAGATCCTTCAGTGCAGTTCAGAATGCTTATGTATCAGCATATACGAAATATCCCAATGCAGCAGAATTATTTGCAACCTTTTTGACCAGTGATGATGCGGCAGCACTTTTATATAGTAAATCCTATAAGATTACGGCCAACAAAGATATTATAAAAGTAGAAGGCTTAAAAGATGACGAACAGTTAAGAGTATTTTGCGAGGAATTCACCAAATCTGTTCCAATGCCTAGCACCAAGAGGATATCATATTACTGGACGATTGCCCAAAGTGTATTAAGTGCTGTATTTGATGGAACTCTGACACCGGAAGAGGGAGCCCAAAAGGCACAGAAGGATTTTGATGCCCTGGTTGCCAGTGAATAA
- a CDS encoding LacI family DNA-binding transcriptional regulator gives MSEKRITMKDIAAEAGVSTATVSYVLNYSEKERISHETRMRIFEAANKLKYVPNMTAKSLASQRSYLVGIIINLGGQDKKSKIYQYYDLAREIQRSLYPKGYDVVLISTQEMEKDFTIGQKRSLDAVFIMDMEEESMKAIASHYYVPAIFIEGYIEDPIFCKILTCYESVLIQAEEQLGSSFYVVMEDHANKNVLQTIAKKIPPENIFVNHNDASLIQFLKEHHNQKGLIIGEILGMQVENYVDNRNISVVVNSAKDIMLLPDTKTIVISNKEKAQKAVEIMDRMLRLDNPDEVERITYIRPM, from the coding sequence ATGTCGGAGAAGCGTATTACCATGAAAGATATAGCAGCAGAAGCAGGAGTTTCCACGGCAACGGTTTCTTATGTGCTGAATTATTCAGAAAAAGAGAGAATCAGCCATGAAACGAGAATGCGTATTTTTGAAGCAGCCAATAAATTGAAGTATGTTCCTAACATGACTGCGAAATCTCTGGCAAGTCAAAGAAGTTATCTGGTTGGAATCATAATTAATCTGGGAGGACAGGATAAGAAAAGTAAGATCTATCAATATTACGACCTTGCCAGAGAAATTCAACGAAGCCTGTATCCAAAGGGGTATGATGTTGTATTGATATCAACGCAGGAAATGGAAAAAGACTTTACCATAGGGCAGAAACGTTCGCTGGATGCGGTATTTATAATGGATATGGAGGAAGAAAGTATGAAAGCAATTGCTTCCCATTACTATGTGCCTGCTATCTTTATTGAAGGATATATTGAGGACCCTATATTCTGCAAGATTCTGACTTGTTATGAGAGTGTTCTGATTCAGGCGGAAGAGCAGCTGGGCAGCAGCTTTTATGTTGTTATGGAGGACCATGCCAATAAAAATGTATTACAGACCATAGCGAAGAAAATACCGCCGGAAAATATCTTCGTAAATCATAATGATGCAAGTCTGATTCAGTTTCTTAAGGAACATCATAACCAAAAGGGACTTATAATCGGAGAGATACTTGGTATGCAGGTAGAAAACTACGTCGATAACCGTAATATCTCAGTGGTAGTCAATTCAGCGAAAGATATTATGCTGCTACCAGACACGAAGACCATCGTAATCAGCAACAAAGAGAAAGCCCAAAAGGCAGTAGAAATAATGGACCGGATGCTGCGGCTTGATAACCCCGACGAGGTAGAGAGAATAACTTACATACGACCTATGTAA
- the rfbB gene encoding dTDP-glucose 4,6-dehydratase: MRTYLVTGGAGFIGSNYIHYMFETYGQDIHIINLDDLTYAGNLENLKAIEKNPNYTFIKEDIRNKEAVLKIFQKYNIDRVVHFAAESHVDRSIRNPEVFVSTNVMGTLNLLTAAKSTWETEEGYKEDKKYLQVSTDEVYGSLEEGDTYFYESTPLDPHSPYSASKASADMLVKAYMDTFGFPANITRCSNNYGPYQFPEKLIPLMINNCLKGEKLPVYGDGKNVRDWLYVRDHAKAIDLVMEKGKLHEVYNVGGHNEKQNLEIIALILDTLQELLPEGDARKAHINEELIKYVTDRKGHDRRYAIAPDKIRDEIGWEPETAFKDGIRLTIQWYLENSQWMDRVTSGEYQGYYQEMYQ; encoded by the coding sequence ATGAGAACATATCTGGTTACCGGCGGAGCGGGTTTTATAGGATCTAATTACATACACTATATGTTTGAGACTTACGGACAGGATATCCATATAATTAATCTGGATGATTTGACTTATGCCGGAAATCTTGAGAATTTAAAGGCCATCGAGAAGAATCCGAATTATACCTTTATCAAAGAGGATATCAGAAATAAAGAAGCTGTACTTAAAATATTTCAAAAATATAACATCGACAGAGTGGTACATTTTGCTGCTGAAAGCCATGTTGACAGAAGCATCCGTAACCCGGAGGTCTTTGTAAGTACCAATGTAATGGGAACCCTTAACCTGTTAACTGCTGCAAAAAGCACCTGGGAGACAGAAGAGGGCTACAAAGAGGATAAGAAATATCTGCAGGTATCCACAGATGAAGTCTATGGTTCCTTGGAAGAAGGGGATACCTATTTCTATGAATCGACTCCTTTGGATCCGCACAGTCCTTATTCTGCCAGCAAAGCTTCTGCTGATATGCTGGTAAAAGCATATATGGATACTTTCGGTTTTCCGGCAAATATTACAAGGTGCAGTAATAATTACGGACCTTATCAATTTCCAGAGAAGTTGATTCCTCTTATGATCAATAATTGCCTGAAAGGGGAAAAGCTTCCTGTATACGGTGATGGAAAGAACGTAAGAGACTGGTTATATGTAAGAGATCATGCCAAAGCCATTGATCTGGTTATGGAAAAAGGAAAACTCCATGAGGTCTACAATGTGGGTGGACATAATGAGAAGCAAAACTTAGAAATTATTGCACTGATCCTTGATACCTTACAGGAACTGCTGCCGGAAGGTGATGCAAGAAAAGCTCATATAAATGAAGAACTTATTAAATATGTTACAGATAGAAAAGGCCATGACAGACGTTACGCAATCGCACCGGACAAAATCAGGGATGAAATCGGGTGGGAGCCTGAGACTGCTTTTAAGGATGGCATACGCCTTACAATACAGTGGTATCTGGAAAACAGCCAGTGGATGGACAGGGTAACAAGCGGAGAATACCAGGGATATTACCAGGAAATGTACCAATAA